The following coding sequences are from one Triticum dicoccoides isolate Atlit2015 ecotype Zavitan chromosome 4A, WEW_v2.0, whole genome shotgun sequence window:
- the LOC119288630 gene encoding cytochrome b561 and DOMON domain-containing protein At5g47530-like — translation MARFLVIVATAVLLSAAGATGQQKGCGNATFPAGRSFERCNTLPVLGASLHWTYHAANGTAELAFRATSGSARWVAWGINPSGAGMAGSNVFVASQGGSGAVSVLTTILRSTAPALDNTTLQFDVPVPPTAEYAAGAYTIYATVALPGNSTQQNTVWQAGPLSGGDILPHPTSGPNLQSLMQLDFLSG, via the coding sequence ATGGCGCGATTCCTCGTTATCGTGGCCACCGCCGTGCTACTGTCTGCGGCGGGCGCGACGGGCCAGCAGAAGGGCTGCGGGAACGCGACGTTCCCGGCCGGCCGGTCGTTCGAGCGGTGCAACACCCTGCCCGTGCTCGGGGCCAGCCTGCACTGGACGTACCACGCGGCGAACGGCACCGCCGAGCTCGCCTTCCGCGCGACGTCGGGCAGCGCCAGGTGGGTCGCCTGGGGCATCAACCCCAGCGGCGCCGGCATGGCCGGCAGCAACGTGTTCGTCGCCTCGCAGGGCGGCAGCGGCGCCGTGTCTGTGCTCACCACCATCCTGAGGTCCACGGCCCCGGCCCTGGACAACACCACCCTCCAGTTCGACGTGCCGGTGCCGCCCACCGCGGAGTACGCGGCCGGCGCGTACACGATCTACGCGACGGTGGCGCTGCCGGGGAACTCCACGCAGCAGAACACGGTGTGGCAGGCGGGGCCGCTCAGCGGCGGGGACATATTGCCGCACCCGACGTCCGGGCCCAACTTGCAGAGCCTTATGCAACTGGACTTTCTCTCCGGCTAG